The DNA region TAAGGCTTTTGATGAAAGCGACGCAGTATTGAATCTACAAAATGGTATTCCTCGCTTTTATCTGATGCACCTGAAACATCGAGGCAGAACTTTCCATCAGATTACCCGTCATAGCTTGTGTACCCAATGCTTAGGTTCATTAAACGGTAAAGACTGGTTGATGGCGGTATGTCCTCCTTCGGTTAAAACCGAACCAGATATCAATCAGATGAGTGCGTTCCGTATCCCAGGAAATTGTTTTATTAAACTAGAGGTGGGAACTTGGCACGCGGGACCATATTTTGATCGCGAAGCAACAGATTTTTATAATCTAGAACTTAACAATACTAATGTAGTTGACCATTTTACTCACAATTTTTCCCTCAAACAAGATCTCAAATTTGAAATTATTGACTAATTTTCTCCAATCAATTTAAAAATATCATGAGTCAGGAATGGGCGATCGCTACCTACGGTTTGACCAAAAGATTTGAAGGGCATATTGCCGTTAATGAGATTGACCTGAGAGTTAAGGCGGGGGAAGTATATGGCTTAATTGGCCCTAACGGTGCGGGAAAAACTACGCTAATTAGGATGCTGGCAACGGCAGAAAAACCAACTACAGGAGAGATTTATCTTGATGGCGATCGCCTGTTGCGAGATGATTCTAATTCTTTGCTAAAACAGCGGATCGGTTATCTTCCTGACGATTTTCCTCTTTATGACGATTTGACTGTCTGGGATTATTTAGATTATTTTGCGCGGCTATATTGTTTAAAACAGCCGAGTCGCCGTCGTCGTTTACAAGAAGTATTAGAACTAGTTCAGCTAGAGAACAAGCGCAACAGTATTATTTTTACTCTCTCGCGGGGAATGAAGCAACGCCTAAGTTTAGCCAGGACGATTATTCATGAACCAATATTATTACTTTTAGATGAACCCGTATCAGGCTTAGATCCTCTGGCAAGACAGCAGTTTCGCCAAATAATTAAAATTTTACAAGAGGCGGGAATGACAATTCTTATTTCTTCCCATGTGCTAAGTGACTTAGCCGAACTCTGCACCTCTGTAGGAATAATGGAATTAGGATTTTTAGTAGAAAGCTCCTCACTAAAAGACCTGTATCAAAGGTTATCTCGTCAACAAATTATTCTCAGTACTTTGGGTAAGATGGAGGTGTTGCAACAAAAACTGAGCCAAAACCCCTTCGTAGAAACCTGGTCGATGATTCCTCAAAGTAATCGTCTTAAAGTCAATTTTACGGGAGGAGAATCTGACTGCGCTGAACTGTTGCGATCGCTTATTATAGCTGATATTCCGCTAACAGAATTTTACTGTAGCCAAGAAGATCTCGAAACTATATTCTTAAAATTAGGACACCAACAAACTTCTTAAATTTATCGAATCGGCGATAATAAAAAATCCCTACAAAGTTAAATAACTCAGAATTATGAAACAAAATATACGACTGTTTCACCACTTAAGTTCATTATGGGAAAAGTTTTTAGACTGGAATCCTCAGTTATTTCGAGAGATTAAAGGCAAACTAAAAACAAGAAACGTAGTTGCTGCTGCCGCTGTTTCTAGCGTTACTCAGTTTGTAGCGGTTATTTGCTTGTTAGGTGACTTGCCCGATCCAGATCCCCAAGCCAGATTAGGTGTGCAGTATGGTCGCTATGGCATGGGCAATATTTACGAAGACCTTGGCA from Coleofasciculaceae cyanobacterium includes:
- a CDS encoding ureidoglycolate lyase, producing MPKLLSIRQIPAIPITKSNFKPYGQLITLSPDGKAFDESDAVLNLQNGIPRFYLMHLKHRGRTFHQITRHSLCTQCLGSLNGKDWLMAVCPPSVKTEPDINQMSAFRIPGNCFIKLEVGTWHAGPYFDREATDFYNLELNNTNVVDHFTHNFSLKQDLKFEIID
- a CDS encoding ABC transporter ATP-binding protein — encoded protein: MSQEWAIATYGLTKRFEGHIAVNEIDLRVKAGEVYGLIGPNGAGKTTLIRMLATAEKPTTGEIYLDGDRLLRDDSNSLLKQRIGYLPDDFPLYDDLTVWDYLDYFARLYCLKQPSRRRRLQEVLELVQLENKRNSIIFTLSRGMKQRLSLARTIIHEPILLLLDEPVSGLDPLARQQFRQIIKILQEAGMTILISSHVLSDLAELCTSVGIMELGFLVESSSLKDLYQRLSRQQIILSTLGKMEVLQQKLSQNPFVETWSMIPQSNRLKVNFTGGESDCAELLRSLIIADIPLTEFYCSQEDLETIFLKLGHQQTS